From Woronichinia naegeliana WA131, the proteins below share one genomic window:
- a CDS encoding nitrate reductase associated protein, with product MTNSAFFQFEQDFVDNLRCIPMLVRMKLDTCGIKLKLSHWHHLTPAERQLLVDWPCSTPTEIKDYHQKLQTLLIDKTGAAASELPLDPQPAWLETSMIPESVQSKAAEFDVNLSLANWQQCTPSQRFALIKLSCSNHENANFYPALQEFGLFDTSNVKD from the coding sequence ATGACGAACTCAGCCTTTTTCCAATTTGAACAGGATTTTGTTGATAACCTGCGCTGTATTCCTATGCTGGTCAGGATGAAACTCGACACCTGTGGTATCAAACTGAAGCTAAGTCACTGGCATCATTTAACCCCCGCAGAAAGGCAGCTTTTAGTGGATTGGCCCTGCTCCACTCCCACAGAGATCAAAGACTATCATCAAAAACTCCAAACCCTACTGATCGACAAAACCGGAGCCGCCGCCAGTGAACTTCCCCTGGATCCCCAGCCAGCCTGGTTAGAAACATCAATGATTCCCGAAAGTGTTCAAAGCAAAGCAGCCGAATTTGACGTAAATCTCAGCCTAGCTAACTGGCAACAATGCACACCGAGTCAACGTTTTGCTTTGATTAAATTGAGTTGTTCTAATCATGAAAATGCTAATTTTTACCCAGCCCTTCAGGAATTTGGACTTTTTGACACATCCAACGTTAAAGACTAA
- a CDS encoding phytanoyl-CoA dioxygenase family protein: MTSANDRLSDDEIQFFHENGFAGPFQLCSPEEMAGYRPEFYNNVLGQVSPLYGFETVRDWHLCSPTIHKLVTHPAIANRLTQLLGPDILIWRSDLFPKPPGAPETVWH, encoded by the coding sequence ATGACTAGTGCAAATGATCGTCTTTCTGACGACGAAATTCAGTTTTTTCACGAAAATGGATTTGCTGGCCCTTTTCAGCTTTGTTCGCCGGAAGAGATGGCAGGTTATCGTCCTGAATTTTACAATAACGTATTAGGACAAGTCTCTCCACTCTATGGCTTTGAAACCGTTCGGGATTGGCATCTTTGTTCTCCTACAATCCATAAACTCGTTACCCATCCAGCGATCGCTAATCGTCTGACCCAGCTATTAGGCCCAGACATTCTGATTTGGCGTTCTGATCTATTTCCGAAACCCCCTGGCGCGCCGGAAACCGTTTGGCATTAA
- a CDS encoding phycobiliprotein lyase codes for MDAMEFFQKSAGNWRSQRTTHHLAFRRAEIGTSEILVEALAADHPKVVEICQLHEVDPSRAIGGAFVRWESSMAWDKEDENHEGTTVFALIPDADNHQQGMLLRERGYAEIVPIAGRYHLDEEEALVLVTDYETMTTIERFWFASPHLRLRTSTVQRFGGFNTATFCTEMRVEQPILTPDSAGVDYDQISGW; via the coding sequence GTGGATGCAATGGAATTTTTTCAAAAGAGTGCGGGTAATTGGCGATCGCAGCGCACCACCCATCATTTGGCTTTTCGTCGGGCTGAAATAGGAACTTCAGAGATTTTGGTTGAGGCCCTCGCGGCGGATCATCCTAAAGTAGTAGAAATTTGTCAGTTACATGAAGTGGATCCCAGTAGAGCGATCGGTGGAGCTTTTGTTCGCTGGGAAAGTTCAATGGCTTGGGACAAAGAAGACGAAAACCACGAGGGAACAACTGTTTTTGCCCTAATTCCCGATGCCGATAATCATCAACAGGGAATGCTTTTACGGGAAAGAGGTTATGCAGAAATTGTCCCCATTGCTGGCCGCTACCATCTTGATGAAGAAGAGGCCTTAGTGCTGGTGACAGACTACGAAACCATGACCACCATTGAACGTTTTTGGTTTGCCAGTCCCCATCTTCGGCTCAGAACTAGCACAGTACAGCGATTTGGGGGCTTTAACACCGCGACCTTTTGCACAGAAATGCGAGTCGAACAGCCTATTTTAACTCCTGATTCTGCTGGGGTTGACTATGACCAGATTAGCGGCTGGTAA
- a CDS encoding TM0106 family RecB-like putative nuclease: protein MLLTDSLLLDYKRCQRRAYLNLYGDIQDRNPERDFLFKLRKESQKHIAAVLSDYYPSYQEPHTPKRQWQERSQETMALMGLGVECIYNGCLSYAFPSSEPSQHPLVLLGHPHLLVKQSGFSRWGNWFYLPVSIQLGRRPKPEYKIIAAFYGELLELCQGRSPSYAEIILRRHNTYRVDLEEWRPRLQETLGNFIQTLIQQQEPEVFISRQRCSLCHWHSHCYGIAQSQQHLSLVPGVTPSRYESLQSLGVMNIQALANVSVAEIEEVLGKSLAFQLQRQTFSLMENQPLRHDKKIIDSLPQSAIELYFDIEAEPERNLDYLLGIVVVNHKTGQEDFYGFFADQPEMEQNIWQDFLDLVNRYPLAPIFHFSEYEVETIKRLAQLYGTSKKQQDALLRRCFDLHRYVVNTVILPVESYSLKSLANWLGFQWRDPDASGDQSVCWYDQWLQSGDRHYRELILRYNEDDCRATWILKDWLTEFLIPESLK, encoded by the coding sequence ATGTTATTAACAGACTCACTGCTCCTGGATTATAAACGCTGCCAACGGCGTGCCTATTTGAATCTCTATGGAGATATACAAGATCGCAATCCAGAGCGAGATTTCCTGTTCAAGCTGCGAAAAGAGAGCCAAAAACATATTGCCGCAGTGTTAAGTGACTATTATCCTTCCTACCAGGAACCACACACACCAAAAAGACAATGGCAAGAACGGAGCCAGGAAACGATGGCATTGATGGGGCTGGGAGTGGAGTGTATTTATAATGGTTGTTTAAGCTATGCCTTCCCTTCTTCTGAACCATCCCAGCACCCTTTGGTTCTCTTGGGACATCCTCATCTTTTAGTAAAGCAATCAGGTTTTTCGCGGTGGGGGAATTGGTTCTATTTGCCGGTTAGTATTCAGTTAGGTCGCCGACCAAAGCCAGAGTATAAAATCATTGCAGCCTTCTATGGAGAACTTTTGGAACTCTGCCAGGGGCGATCGCCGTCCTATGCGGAAATTATTTTACGTCGTCACAATACCTATCGAGTGGATTTAGAAGAATGGCGACCCCGACTTCAGGAAACCCTAGGCAATTTTATTCAAACCCTTATTCAACAGCAAGAACCTGAAGTTTTTATCTCTCGTCAACGTTGTAGTCTTTGCCATTGGCATAGTCATTGTTATGGAATTGCCCAATCTCAACAGCATTTATCCTTAGTGCCTGGTGTTACGCCTAGTCGCTATGAATCGTTGCAGTCCCTAGGGGTTATGAACATTCAGGCTCTAGCTAATGTTTCCGTGGCTGAGATAGAGGAGGTTTTGGGCAAATCCCTGGCGTTCCAACTTCAACGCCAAACCTTTTCTTTAATGGAAAACCAACCTTTGCGGCATGATAAAAAAATAATCGATTCCCTTCCCCAGTCCGCGATTGAACTATATTTTGACATTGAGGCCGAGCCAGAGCGTAATTTAGATTATTTACTAGGGATTGTGGTGGTCAATCATAAAACGGGGCAGGAAGATTTCTATGGTTTTTTTGCTGATCAGCCCGAAATGGAACAAAATATCTGGCAAGATTTTCTGGATTTGGTGAATCGTTATCCCTTGGCCCCTATTTTTCATTTTTCAGAATATGAAGTAGAAACCATTAAACGTTTAGCCCAACTCTATGGAACGTCGAAAAAGCAACAGGACGCATTACTCAGAAGGTGTTTTGATCTACACCGTTATGTGGTTAATACGGTAATCCTACCCGTCGAAAGTTATTCTCTCAAATCCTTGGCCAATTGGCTCGGTTTTCAATGGCGCGATCCTGATGCCAGTGGGGATCAATCGGTGTGTTGGTACGATCAGTGGTTACAAAGCGGCGATCGCCATTATCGGGAATTAATTCTGCGCTATAACGAAGATGATTGTCGAGCAACCTGGATCTTAAAGGATTGGTTAACAGAGTTTTTAATACCCGAAAGCTTAAAATAA
- a CDS encoding sulfotransferase, with the protein MDTKNNVKSPVFILANPRSFTSLICAMLGQHPEAYGVPELNLLVCDTLEALMGRFSNIRQFQQHGLLRTVAHLYSGEQTIMSIDMARRWVLAHLKWSTGEVYKKLCCQVAPLRIIDKSPAYALDIEVMERLYRVFPNAYFIHLVRHPRTQGLSIMNTGDGFMAVASKSYDYTTDPPTLDPQFAWYATQNRILKFLSTVPSEQQMFLRGEDLLNDPPVYFEKICQWLGFSWTEAAYEAILNPDESPFACPGPYGTTMGNDPNFLNSPYFKQRYVKPSSLEGTLAWRTDDKGFIPEVVELAQRLGYH; encoded by the coding sequence TTGGATACAAAAAACAACGTTAAATCACCTGTTTTTATTCTCGCGAATCCTCGATCATTTACCTCTCTAATTTGTGCCATGTTGGGACAACATCCAGAGGCTTACGGGGTTCCAGAGTTAAACCTATTAGTTTGTGACACCCTAGAAGCCTTAATGGGGCGGTTTAGCAATATTCGTCAGTTTCAACAACATGGACTCTTACGAACTGTTGCCCACCTCTATTCTGGGGAGCAAACGATCATGTCCATTGATATGGCCCGCCGTTGGGTTCTCGCCCACCTTAAATGGAGTACGGGAGAGGTTTATAAGAAGCTTTGTTGTCAGGTTGCACCTCTACGTATTATTGATAAGAGTCCGGCCTATGCCCTAGACATAGAAGTGATGGAACGTCTCTATCGAGTTTTTCCAAACGCCTATTTTATCCATCTGGTTCGCCATCCTCGTACTCAGGGTTTATCCATTATGAATACGGGAGATGGATTTATGGCCGTTGCCTCTAAATCCTATGATTACACCACCGATCCCCCCACGTTAGATCCTCAATTTGCTTGGTATGCAACCCAGAATCGTATTCTAAAATTTCTTTCTACTGTCCCATCGGAACAGCAAATGTTTCTCCGAGGCGAGGATCTGCTCAATGATCCTCCTGTTTATTTTGAGAAAATTTGCCAATGGTTAGGTTTTAGCTGGACAGAAGCAGCCTATGAGGCTATTCTCAATCCCGATGAATCTCCATTTGCTTGCCCTGGCCCCTATGGGACGACGATGGGCAATGATCCTAATTTTCTCAACTCTCCCTATTTTAAACAACGTTATGTTAAACCTAGTTCCTTAGAGGGAACCTTGGCGTGGCGTACTGATGATAAGGGCTTTATTCCTGAAGTCGTAGAACTGGCTCAAAGGCTTGGCTATCACTAG
- a CDS encoding phycobilisome rod-core linker polypeptide has translation MAIPLLEYGPKSQNVRVAAFEVKGDEHSVIFTTENLLSPSDMGNLIEAAYRQIFFHAFKCDRDAVLESQLRNGQLTVRDFIRGLLLSKTYRSSFYDKNSNYRFVEQTVQRVLGRDVYSEREKIAWSIVVVNKGIQGFVDELLNTDEYLSNFGYDTVPYQRRRNLPGREAGELPFNIKSPRYDAYHRRQLGFPQIVWQNEVRRFIPQDKKAKAGDPINFLGMVRSINPTAAVTPKISALNIDIASSVPRRR, from the coding sequence TTGGCTATTCCGCTTTTAGAGTACGGGCCCAAAAGCCAGAACGTGCGTGTAGCAGCATTTGAAGTGAAAGGAGATGAGCATTCTGTCATCTTCACAACCGAAAATCTGCTTTCGCCGTCCGATATGGGGAATTTAATCGAAGCTGCTTATCGTCAAATTTTCTTTCATGCCTTCAAATGCGATCGGGACGCGGTTCTCGAATCTCAACTTCGCAATGGACAGTTGACGGTACGGGACTTCATTCGGGGATTATTACTCTCCAAGACCTATCGTTCTAGCTTCTATGACAAAAACAGTAACTATCGCTTTGTTGAGCAAACCGTTCAACGGGTTTTAGGTCGGGACGTTTATAGTGAGCGGGAAAAAATCGCCTGGTCTATTGTTGTTGTTAATAAGGGTATTCAAGGTTTCGTTGATGAATTACTCAACACCGATGAATATTTAAGCAACTTTGGCTATGATACCGTACCCTATCAACGCCGCCGGAATCTTCCGGGCAGAGAAGCTGGTGAATTACCCTTTAATATCAAATCTCCCCGTTACGATGCTTACCATCGTCGTCAACTGGGCTTCCCCCAAATAGTTTGGCAAAACGAGGTTCGTCGTTTTATCCCTCAAGACAAAAAAGCAAAAGCTGGCGATCCGATTAATTTCTTAGGCATGGTTCGCAGTATCAATCCTACTGCTGCTGTCACTCCTAAAATCTCGGCTCTCAACATTGACATTGCTTCGTCGGTTCCCCGTCGTCGTTAA